A window of Aeromicrobium duanguangcaii genomic DNA:
GGCTCTCGCGGCTCGACCGCTTCCTGCCGGTCTGGATCCTGCTCGCGATGGCGGCCGGGCTCCTGCTCGGCCGCACGGTCGACGGACTGGCCGAGGCGCTCGACGCGGTGAAGATCGGCTCGGTGTCGTTGCCGATCGCCGTCGGACTGCTCGTGATGATGTATCCCGTGCTGGCGAAGGTCCGCTACGACGAGACGCGCCGGGTGACGGGGGACCGCCGGCTGATGGGCGCGTCCCTCGTCCTGAACTGGGTCGTCGGTCCGGCGCTGATGTTCGTGCTGGCATGGCTGTTCCTGCCCGATCTTCCCGAGCTGCGGACCGGCCTGATCATCGTCGGCCTCGCGCGGTGCATCGCCATGGTCCTGATCTGGAACGACCTGGCCTGCGGCGACCGCGAGGCGGCCGCGGTGCTCGTGGCGATCAACTCCGTCTTCCAGGTGATCGCGTTCGCCGGGCTGGGCTGGTTCTACCTGCAGGTCCTGCCCGACTGGCTGGGGCTGGAGACGACCAGTGCCGAGTTCTCGGTGTGGACGATCACCGCCAGCGTGCTGGTGTTCCTCGGCATCCCGCTCGTCGCGGGCTTCCTGACCCGAACGCTGGGGGAGCGGGCCAAGGGCCGCACCTGGTACGAGGAGAGGTTCCTGCCGAAGCTCGGTCCGTGGGCACTCTACGGCCTGCTGTTCACGATCGTCGTGATGTTCGCGCTCCAGGGCGACGCGATCGTCAGCCGGCCGTGGGACGTCGTCCGCGTGTCCCTGCCGCTGCTGGCCTACTTCACCATCACCTTCGGGCTGGGTCTGTGGCTCGGCCACCGCCTGCGACTGGGCTACGCCCGGACGGCGACCCTCGCCTTCACCGCTGCGGGCAACAACTTCGAGCTGGCGATCGCCGTGTCCATCGCGACCTTCGGTGTCACGTCCGGTCAGGCCCTCGCCGGGGTGATCGGCCCGTTGATCGAGGTGCCCGTGCTGGTCGCCCTGGTCTACGTGTCGCTGTGGGCACGCCGCTACTTCGTCCCGACCGAGGAGAACGCATGAGCACCATCCCCACCGTCCTGTTCGTCTGCGTGCACAACGCCGGCCGGTCCCAGATGGCCGCCGGCTACCTGCGCCACCTCGCGGGCGACCGCGTCGAGGTGCTCTCGGCGGGATCCATGCCCGGCGACAGCATCAACCCGGTGGCCGTGGCGGCGATGGCCGAGGAGGGCATCGACATCGCGGGCCACCAGCCCCGGAAGCTGACCGACGACGCCGTCAGCGAGTCCGACGTCGTCATCACGATGGGCTGCGGTGACGCCTGCCCGTACTTCCCCGGCAAGCGGTACGAGGACTGGGTGCTCGACGATCCGGCCGGGCAGCCGATCGACGCGGTCCGGCCCGTTCGCGACGAGATCCGCCGTCGCGTCGAGGACCTCATCGCCTCCCTCGATGGCAGACTCA
This region includes:
- a CDS encoding arsenate reductase ArsC translates to MSTIPTVLFVCVHNAGRSQMAAGYLRHLAGDRVEVLSAGSMPGDSINPVAVAAMAEEGIDIAGHQPRKLTDDAVSESDVVITMGCGDACPYFPGKRYEDWVLDDPAGQPIDAVRPVRDEIRRRVEDLIASLDGRLRHRDHP
- the arsB gene encoding ACR3 family arsenite efflux transporter, with the protein product MRTPVSAGSAAESDVLRRLSRLDRFLPVWILLAMAAGLLLGRTVDGLAEALDAVKIGSVSLPIAVGLLVMMYPVLAKVRYDETRRVTGDRRLMGASLVLNWVVGPALMFVLAWLFLPDLPELRTGLIIVGLARCIAMVLIWNDLACGDREAAAVLVAINSVFQVIAFAGLGWFYLQVLPDWLGLETTSAEFSVWTITASVLVFLGIPLVAGFLTRTLGERAKGRTWYEERFLPKLGPWALYGLLFTIVVMFALQGDAIVSRPWDVVRVSLPLLAYFTITFGLGLWLGHRLRLGYARTATLAFTAAGNNFELAIAVSIATFGVTSGQALAGVIGPLIEVPVLVALVYVSLWARRYFVPTEENA